Proteins from a genomic interval of Micromonospora sp. NBC_00389:
- a CDS encoding cytochrome c-type biogenesis protein CcmH — MRWRAAVGALVLTALIAAAGAGLVRSTGGTGREDPVRAVAVGLRCPACQGESVADSRSPIAAAMRQVVADHLAQGRDRDEIRRWFVQRYGPEVLTDPPTRRAELLLWAVPALTLLAGGYAALRTLRPRPTPSARATAVRAAPTGRATRRAWRAVSVGMVSLVASVTVAASRLDRPGQDPEPADPVTVAVQLARDLEGQARYDAAARMYREALRDRPDDAIQLRLAFALLRAGDNAGAEQSAREVLTRSPDSPDGLLVLGLAQRDSRSAEAARTLQRFLTIAPEHPAAGEITRLLAAGP, encoded by the coding sequence ATGAGGTGGCGCGCGGCCGTTGGGGCACTCGTCCTCACGGCGCTGATCGCCGCAGCGGGCGCAGGGCTGGTCCGGTCGACCGGCGGCACCGGTCGGGAGGACCCCGTACGCGCCGTGGCAGTGGGTCTACGCTGCCCGGCCTGCCAGGGTGAGTCGGTGGCGGACTCCCGCTCGCCGATCGCGGCGGCCATGCGGCAGGTGGTGGCGGACCATCTGGCCCAGGGGCGGGACCGCGACGAGATCCGCCGCTGGTTCGTCCAGCGCTACGGCCCGGAGGTGCTGACCGACCCGCCGACCCGCCGGGCGGAGCTGCTGCTCTGGGCCGTACCCGCGCTGACCTTGCTGGCCGGCGGCTACGCGGCCCTGCGCACGCTGCGTCCCCGCCCGACCCCGTCCGCGCGGGCCACGGCCGTGCGGGCGGCGCCCACCGGTCGGGCCACGCGCCGGGCGTGGCGCGCGGTGTCGGTGGGAATGGTGAGCCTCGTCGCGTCGGTCACGGTGGCCGCCAGCCGCCTGGACCGGCCGGGCCAGGATCCGGAACCGGCCGATCCCGTGACGGTCGCCGTGCAGCTGGCCCGCGACCTCGAGGGGCAGGCCCGCTACGACGCCGCAGCGCGGATGTACCGGGAGGCCCTGCGCGACCGCCCCGACGATGCGATCCAGCTGCGGCTCGCCTTCGCGCTGCTGCGGGCCGGCGACAACGCCGGCGCGGAGCAGTCGGCGCGGGAGGTGCTGACCCGCTCCCCAGACTCCCCGGACGGCCTGCTCGTGCTCGGGCTGGCGCAGCGCGACAGCCGGTCCGCCGAGGCGGCGCG
- a CDS encoding TlpA family protein disulfide reductase, whose protein sequence is MTARRLLRPGPALVLVLIVAVGTVVALGLRSPSTPLDAGAANGVTPAPAPALTGATLDGGRFDLTEARGHVLLVNVFASWCGPCRDELPLLVETERQWSPRGLRLVGLNVRDGAEAVRALLDETDARELTVLPDPEGTRAVDWGVRAVPETFVVDRDGRIVDRQPGVVTRQWLEQRVAPLLAR, encoded by the coding sequence ATGACCGCCCGCCGCCTGCTGCGACCTGGCCCGGCGCTGGTGCTGGTGCTCATCGTCGCCGTTGGCACCGTGGTCGCCCTCGGCCTACGGTCACCGTCGACGCCGCTCGACGCCGGCGCCGCCAACGGCGTCACCCCCGCGCCGGCCCCGGCGCTCACGGGCGCCACCCTGGATGGTGGCCGGTTCGACCTGACCGAAGCCCGTGGCCACGTGCTGCTGGTCAACGTGTTCGCCTCCTGGTGCGGCCCGTGCCGCGACGAGCTGCCGCTACTGGTCGAGACGGAACGGCAGTGGTCGCCCCGTGGGCTGCGGCTGGTGGGGCTGAACGTCCGGGACGGCGCCGAGGCGGTCCGGGCGCTACTTGACGAGACCGACGCACGGGAGTTGACCGTGCTGCCAGATCCGGAGGGCACCCGGGCGGTCGACTGGGGCGTCCGGGCAGTGCCGGAGACGTTCGTGGTGGACCGCGACGGGCGGATCGTCGACCGGCAGCCGGGTGTGGTCACCCGGCAGTGGCTTGAGCAGCGGGTGGCGCCGTTGCTGGCCCGATGA
- a CDS encoding heme lyase CcmF/NrfE family subunit produces MLADLGTASLTVGLLCATLTALLWLRVALFATPTRAARLGTPATLATAAVACALLEAALLRHDFSVRFVAENGGRQVPLYYTLTSLWSALDGSLLLWLLILAGYAALLAHRRHPPRLHAYAMVVVSTVTMFFFALSTFAANPFREVNPVPADGPGPNPLLQQHPAMGVHPPLLYAGYIGLVVPFAFAIAAPLAGQQGRGWVRAARPWALAAWAALTAGIGLGAWWSYAVLGWGGYWAWDPVENASLLPWLTATAFLHATLGRAAGRAAGRAGWNLALASASFVLVLLGTFLTRSGAVASVHAFTDSPLGPMLLGFVLLTVIVSTVLTGWRDPEPAHGRSTPLLSRTTAVLVNGVLLVTITAVVLIGTIFPLLSEPLGGVRTSVGPGYYQRTAVPLAIAVLLMMGVTPALRVRDRTQALRRLALPGAVALATVAVVGLLSRPGLPALTAFGAAAFVLTGVAAELADRRPRSGRNRRPGRAAGLVAHAGIALVAVGVAGSSAYGRDTERTIHTGEALRLGDVSVRLLGVDRSGASGGMTVRARLRLTEAGGGERTVRPALRYNPARDTAVTVPAIQTGLLRDTYVTLIAVAPDSGSATVRLAVNPLVGLLWAGGTLTAAGGLLAAIRTARPRRPNVVAASPDPVAAGAR; encoded by the coding sequence ATGCTCGCTGACCTCGGCACCGCCAGCCTCACGGTCGGTCTGCTCTGCGCCACCCTGACCGCCCTGCTCTGGCTGCGGGTGGCCCTGTTCGCCACGCCCACCCGAGCGGCCCGCCTCGGGACCCCCGCGACCCTGGCAACCGCCGCCGTCGCCTGCGCGCTGCTGGAGGCGGCCCTGCTCCGGCACGACTTCAGCGTCCGCTTCGTGGCGGAGAACGGCGGACGCCAGGTGCCGTTGTACTACACGCTGACGAGCCTCTGGTCCGCCCTGGACGGGTCGCTGCTGCTCTGGCTGCTGATCCTCGCCGGGTACGCGGCACTGCTGGCCCACCGCCGGCACCCGCCCCGGCTGCACGCCTACGCAATGGTGGTCGTCAGCACGGTGACCATGTTCTTCTTCGCGCTGTCCACCTTCGCCGCGAACCCGTTCCGCGAGGTGAACCCGGTACCCGCCGACGGCCCGGGGCCGAACCCGCTGCTGCAGCAGCACCCGGCGATGGGCGTGCACCCTCCCCTGCTCTACGCCGGCTACATCGGCCTGGTCGTGCCGTTCGCCTTCGCGATCGCCGCACCGCTGGCCGGCCAGCAGGGGCGGGGCTGGGTACGGGCCGCCCGACCCTGGGCCCTGGCGGCGTGGGCGGCGCTGACCGCCGGCATCGGGCTCGGGGCCTGGTGGTCGTACGCGGTGCTGGGCTGGGGCGGCTACTGGGCGTGGGACCCGGTGGAGAACGCGTCGCTACTGCCCTGGCTGACCGCCACCGCCTTCCTGCACGCCACCCTGGGCCGCGCCGCCGGCCGGGCCGCCGGCCGGGCCGGCTGGAACCTGGCCCTGGCATCCGCGAGCTTCGTGCTGGTGCTGCTCGGCACGTTCCTTACCCGGTCCGGCGCGGTGGCCAGCGTGCACGCCTTCACCGACTCACCGTTGGGGCCGATGCTGCTCGGCTTCGTGCTGCTGACGGTCATCGTGTCGACGGTCCTGACCGGATGGCGCGATCCCGAACCCGCCCACGGCAGGAGCACACCGCTCCTGTCCCGAACGACGGCCGTGCTGGTCAACGGCGTGCTTCTGGTGACGATCACGGCGGTGGTGCTGATCGGCACGATCTTCCCGCTGCTCTCCGAACCGCTCGGCGGGGTGCGCACCTCGGTCGGACCCGGCTACTACCAGCGGACGGCGGTACCGCTGGCGATCGCGGTGCTGCTGATGATGGGCGTGACGCCGGCCCTGCGGGTCCGCGACCGGACGCAGGCGCTGCGGCGACTCGCCCTACCCGGCGCCGTGGCGCTCGCCACCGTCGCCGTGGTGGGGCTGCTCAGCCGGCCCGGCCTGCCCGCGCTCACCGCGTTCGGAGCGGCGGCGTTCGTGCTCACCGGCGTGGCCGCAGAGCTGGCCGACCGGCGGCCGCGCTCCGGCCGGAACCGGAGACCGGGCAGGGCTGCCGGACTGGTCGCGCACGCCGGGATCGCCCTGGTTGCGGTGGGTGTCGCGGGATCCTCCGCGTACGGCCGCGACACGGAGCGAACCATCCACACTGGGGAGGCGCTGCGGTTGGGCGACGTGTCCGTGCGCCTGCTCGGCGTGGACCGCAGCGGCGCCAGCGGGGGCATGACCGTACGGGCGCGGCTCCGGCTCACCGAGGCAGGCGGCGGGGAACGAACGGTCCGGCCCGCCCTACGCTACAACCCCGCCCGGGACACCGCTGTCACGGTGCCGGCGATCCAGACCGGACTGCTGCGGGACACGTACGTCACCCTGATCGCGGTCGCCCCGGACAGCGGCAGCGCGACCGTACGGCTTGCGGTGAACCCGCTCGTCGGGCTGCTCTGGGCCGGCGGCACGCTGACGGCCGCGGGGGGACTCCTGGCGGCGATCCGCACCGCCCGTCCGCGACGCCCGAACGTCGTCGCGGCATCGCCTGACCCGGTCGCCGCCGGGGCCCGGTGA
- a CDS encoding cytochrome c maturation protein CcmE — MIRRRGGRTAVVAVLLAAGALLVTSALRETLTYYRTPGEVLGDPDATSERVRLGGDVVPGSLRRTGDLVVFRLAEDGHEITVEQRGVPPETFREGEGAVVEGTLSPDRVFRSDHVVVRHGNEYRPSTAPPGSVDAR; from the coding sequence ATGATCCGTCGCCGCGGGGGCCGGACCGCCGTCGTCGCCGTGCTCCTCGCCGCCGGCGCGCTGCTGGTCACCAGCGCGCTCCGGGAGACCCTGACCTATTACCGCACTCCGGGCGAGGTGCTCGGCGATCCGGACGCGACCTCGGAACGGGTACGCCTCGGCGGCGACGTGGTGCCCGGGTCGCTGCGGCGCACCGGCGACCTCGTGGTGTTCCGCCTCGCCGAGGACGGTCACGAGATCACCGTCGAGCAGCGCGGCGTCCCACCGGAGACGTTCCGGGAGGGCGAGGGGGCGGTCGTGGAGGGCACCCTGTCGCCGGACAGGGTGTTCCGCTCCGACCACGTCGTGGTCCGGCACGGCAACGAATACCGCCCGTCCACCGCCCCGCCGGGGTCGGTCGATGCTCGCTGA
- the ccsA gene encoding cytochrome c biogenesis protein CcsA: MRASTVDLVADTGRAAAGRRTMAWLAGGLTAAATVAGGWLAPPDEVQGQAQRLMYLHVPAAWVAYAAFAVVLTASGAYLIGGDLRWDRFARAGAEIGAALTAVAIATGSLWGKLVWGAWWAWDPRLVSTVLLLLAYAGYLALRRSLAERTGARDGGDHRVARPAAVVGMASFLLVPVVHFSVVWWRSLHQQATVLAPQRPPIDPRMGVALLLAVAAATIAALCVLLYRVVQLERRLTPDTAPDRVPVRVG, translated from the coding sequence ATGCGAGCCTCCACCGTGGACCTTGTCGCGGACACCGGCAGAGCGGCCGCCGGCCGCCGGACCATGGCCTGGCTCGCCGGCGGGCTCACCGCGGCGGCGACGGTGGCCGGCGGATGGCTGGCACCCCCCGACGAGGTGCAGGGCCAGGCGCAGCGACTGATGTACCTCCACGTCCCCGCGGCCTGGGTTGCCTACGCCGCGTTCGCCGTCGTGCTGACCGCCAGCGGCGCGTACCTGATCGGGGGCGACCTTCGCTGGGACCGGTTCGCGCGGGCGGGCGCCGAGATCGGCGCGGCCCTGACCGCCGTCGCGATCGCCACCGGGTCACTGTGGGGGAAGCTGGTCTGGGGTGCCTGGTGGGCGTGGGACCCCCGGCTGGTCAGCACCGTCCTGCTGCTGCTCGCGTACGCCGGCTACCTGGCCCTGCGCCGCTCGCTGGCAGAGCGGACCGGCGCGCGAGACGGAGGCGACCACCGGGTGGCGCGGCCCGCCGCGGTCGTCGGGATGGCCAGCTTCCTGCTCGTCCCCGTGGTGCACTTCTCCGTCGTCTGGTGGCGGTCGCTGCACCAGCAGGCGACCGTGCTCGCCCCGCAGCGCCCGCCCATCGACCCCAGGATGGGCGTCGCCCTGCTGCTCGCCGTCGCCGCCGCGACGATCGCCGCGCTCTGCGTCCTGCTGTACCGGGTGGTCCAGCTGGAACGCCGGCTGACCCCCGACACGGCCCCCGACCGCGTCCCGGTCCGTGTCGGATGA
- the coxB gene encoding cytochrome c oxidase subunit II codes for MDTTAGMTMSAARPAGRRRQPRPLPVLTALCGLALLAGCGGDPPSVLNPAGTGAARVANLWWLLFWISLAVVAEVMALLIWALVFRRGNVRVRHGQPLRFVTIAGAGLPFVILVAVYGVGLRDLAALAVDPDPDAPTVEVTGHKWWWEVRYPGASGATANEIHIPVGERVKVRLRTDDVLHSFWVPQLMPKTDLIAGETRETWLRAERAGRYRGQCAEYCGTQHAHMAFLVVAEPRTDFDAWLTRLNAPARQPRTEAERRGQQAFVQGTCAACHAVRGTGAQGQVGPDLSNVGSRWSLGAGAVPNDAGHLGGWIVNSQTVKPGNAMPPQPVGAAALPDLITYLRSLD; via the coding sequence GTGGACACGACAGCAGGGATGACCATGAGCGCCGCCCGACCCGCCGGGCGGCGCCGGCAACCGCGCCCGCTCCCGGTGCTGACGGCCCTGTGCGGCCTGGCCCTGCTCGCCGGATGCGGTGGTGACCCGCCGTCCGTCCTTAACCCCGCCGGCACGGGCGCCGCCCGGGTCGCCAACCTGTGGTGGCTGCTCTTCTGGATCTCGCTGGCGGTGGTCGCCGAGGTCATGGCGCTGCTGATCTGGGCGCTGGTGTTCCGGCGGGGCAACGTCCGGGTGCGCCACGGGCAGCCGCTCCGCTTCGTCACGATCGCCGGAGCCGGGCTGCCGTTCGTCATTCTCGTCGCCGTCTATGGGGTGGGGCTGCGGGACCTCGCCGCGCTCGCCGTCGATCCCGACCCCGACGCCCCGACGGTGGAGGTGACCGGCCACAAGTGGTGGTGGGAGGTGCGCTATCCGGGGGCGTCCGGGGCGACCGCGAACGAGATCCACATTCCGGTGGGGGAGCGGGTGAAGGTCCGGCTGCGCACGGACGACGTGCTGCACAGCTTCTGGGTGCCGCAGCTCATGCCGAAGACGGACCTGATCGCCGGTGAGACCCGCGAGACCTGGTTGCGGGCGGAGCGGGCCGGCCGCTACCGCGGCCAGTGCGCCGAGTACTGCGGCACCCAGCACGCCCACATGGCCTTCCTGGTCGTGGCGGAACCCCGCACCGACTTCGACGCGTGGCTGACCCGCCTGAACGCCCCGGCCCGTCAGCCGCGCACGGAGGCCGAGCGCCGCGGCCAGCAGGCGTTCGTGCAGGGCACCTGCGCCGCCTGCCACGCGGTACGGGGCACCGGCGCCCAGGGCCAGGTGGGGCCCGACCTGTCGAACGTGGGCTCCCGATGGAGCCTCGGCGCCGGGGCGGTACCGAATGACGCCGGACACCTCGGCGGCTGGATCGTCAACTCCCAGACGGTCAAGCCCGGCAACGCGATGCCCCCACAGCCGGTCGGCGCGGCCGCGCTGCCCGACCTGATCACGTACCTGCGGTCGCTGGATTAG
- the ctaD gene encoding cytochrome c oxidase subunit I has product MVTTSTPPGVSRVDLARLTEHWAEPRSLRGWFSTVDHKRIGRRYLVTAGVFFVLAGLSALAMRTQLARPEAGLLSPEEYNQLFTMHGTAMIFLFATPMLFGFGNYLVPLMIGARDMAFPRLNAFGYWVFLFAGLFMWASLPFGAAPNSGWFAYAPLNSEQHNPGLHMDVYALGLLFLGISTTAASINFIVTALKLRAPGMSLNRVPLFVWAIVATAFMVIFALPALNLDNAMLFLDRRFDTHFFDPSAGGNVLLWQHLFWIFGHPDVYIIVMPGLGIVSAVLPAFTRRGVVGYPLIVLSIVAIAIISFGVWVHHMFATGLPQLSYSFFSAASTIITIPSGLQIFAWLATMLLGRLIIRVPLLFVVGFIVTFVLGGVTGTMFALTAFDQQVTDTYFVVAHFHYVLIGGAVFPMLAGIYYWLPKITGRMYHEGLGRWAFWLVFAGMHVTFFPMHLYGLFGMPRRVYTYASEPGWGGWNLVSTIGSYVLALGLLLVLVGVVHAVRRGRPAPPDPWRADTLEWATTSPPEPYNFPVLPRVHSLHPVWDERTAESTGEGATADRILSEGRNTLLTSELDARVERPVPMPESTLKPLVLAAALLVLFAALLVAWYPVAAVAAVVVAATIAVWLWPAGPSRTSGVATP; this is encoded by the coding sequence ATGGTCACGACCAGCACGCCGCCCGGCGTCAGCCGGGTGGACCTGGCCCGGCTGACGGAACACTGGGCGGAGCCGCGCTCGCTACGCGGCTGGTTCAGCACGGTCGACCACAAGAGGATCGGCCGGCGCTACCTGGTCACCGCCGGGGTCTTCTTCGTCCTCGCCGGACTCAGCGCCCTGGCCATGCGCACCCAGCTCGCCCGACCCGAGGCGGGACTGCTGTCGCCCGAGGAGTACAACCAGCTCTTCACCATGCACGGCACGGCGATGATCTTCCTGTTCGCCACACCGATGCTCTTCGGCTTCGGGAACTACCTCGTACCCCTGATGATCGGCGCCCGGGACATGGCGTTCCCGAGACTGAACGCCTTCGGCTACTGGGTCTTCCTGTTCGCCGGCCTGTTCATGTGGGCGAGCCTGCCCTTCGGCGCCGCCCCCAACAGCGGCTGGTTCGCGTACGCGCCGCTGAACTCCGAGCAGCACAACCCCGGCCTGCACATGGACGTCTACGCCCTCGGTCTGCTCTTCCTCGGCATATCCACGACCGCCGCCTCGATCAACTTCATCGTCACCGCGCTCAAGCTGCGGGCACCGGGAATGTCGCTCAACCGGGTACCGCTGTTCGTCTGGGCGATCGTCGCTACCGCGTTCATGGTGATCTTCGCGCTGCCGGCGCTGAACCTCGACAACGCGATGCTGTTCCTCGACCGCCGGTTCGACACCCACTTCTTCGACCCGTCGGCCGGCGGAAACGTCCTGCTCTGGCAGCACCTGTTCTGGATCTTCGGACACCCCGACGTGTACATCATCGTCATGCCGGGGCTGGGCATCGTTTCGGCGGTGCTACCCGCATTCACCCGGCGGGGCGTGGTCGGCTACCCGCTGATCGTGCTGTCCATCGTGGCGATCGCGATCATCTCGTTCGGGGTCTGGGTGCACCACATGTTCGCCACCGGGCTGCCGCAACTGTCGTACAGCTTCTTCAGCGCGGCCAGCACGATCATCACCATTCCGTCCGGGCTGCAGATCTTCGCCTGGCTGGCCACCATGCTGCTCGGCCGGCTGATCATCCGGGTGCCGCTACTGTTCGTCGTCGGCTTCATCGTGACCTTCGTGCTCGGCGGCGTCACTGGCACGATGTTCGCCCTGACCGCGTTCGACCAGCAGGTCACCGACACCTACTTCGTGGTGGCGCACTTCCACTACGTGCTGATCGGCGGCGCGGTCTTCCCGATGCTCGCCGGCATCTACTACTGGCTGCCCAAGATCACCGGGCGGATGTACCACGAAGGGCTGGGGCGCTGGGCGTTCTGGCTGGTCTTCGCGGGCATGCACGTCACCTTCTTCCCCATGCACCTCTACGGTCTGTTCGGGATGCCCCGCCGGGTCTACACCTACGCCAGCGAGCCGGGCTGGGGCGGATGGAACCTGGTCAGCACCATCGGCTCCTACGTGCTCGCTCTCGGACTGCTGCTCGTGCTCGTCGGCGTGGTGCACGCCGTCCGCCGGGGTCGGCCCGCCCCGCCGGACCCCTGGCGCGCCGACACCCTGGAATGGGCCACCACGTCGCCGCCCGAGCCGTACAACTTCCCCGTCCTGCCTCGGGTGCACAGCCTGCACCCGGTGTGGGACGAACGGACCGCCGAGTCGACCGGCGAGGGGGCGACCGCGGACCGCATCCTCAGCGAGGGACGCAACACACTGCTCACCAGCGAACTGGACGCCCGCGTCGAACGCCCGGTGCCGATGCCGGAGTCAACGCTCAAGCCCCTCGTGCTCGCCGCCGCGTTGCTGGTCCTCTTCGCCGCTCTGCTCGTCGCCTGGTACCCGGTGGCGGCCGTCGCCGCGGTGGTGGTGGCCGCGACGATCGCGGTCTGGCTCTGGCCAGCTGGACCGAGCCGGACGAGCGGGGTGGCGACACCATGA
- a CDS encoding cytochrome c oxidase subunit 3 has product MTDRGGIMAATGAEALSTELPAGRSTGWWGMVMFVATEATLFACLLGSYFYLRFQYGPQWPPGAIGAPELLKPLIMTAVLLPSSLPMVWAERGSRHGRRWQLRCGLGATMVLGLTFLTLQAIEYAEKLRHFTLTTDVYGSLFYLITGFHGLHVLVGLTMIGWLLAAALSGATIDAHRRERVRNTAIYWHFVDAVWAAILFTIYLSPRL; this is encoded by the coding sequence ATGACGGATCGGGGCGGGATCATGGCGGCCACCGGCGCCGAGGCGCTGAGCACCGAGCTGCCAGCCGGTCGATCGACCGGCTGGTGGGGCATGGTGATGTTCGTGGCCACCGAGGCCACCCTCTTCGCCTGCCTGCTCGGCAGCTACTTCTACCTCCGCTTCCAGTACGGCCCCCAGTGGCCGCCGGGCGCCATCGGGGCCCCGGAACTGCTCAAGCCGTTGATCATGACCGCCGTGCTGCTGCCCAGCAGTCTGCCCATGGTGTGGGCCGAACGCGGCAGCCGGCACGGCCGGCGGTGGCAGCTGCGGTGCGGCCTGGGCGCCACCATGGTGCTCGGGCTGACCTTCCTGACCCTGCAGGCCATCGAGTACGCCGAGAAGCTCCGGCACTTCACCCTGACCACCGACGTGTACGGGTCGCTGTTCTACCTGATCACCGGTTTCCACGGGCTGCACGTCCTGGTCGGCCTGACCATGATCGGCTGGCTGCTCGCCGCCGCCCTGAGCGGCGCCACCATCGACGCCCACCGGCGCGAGCGGGTCCGCAACACCGCCATCTACTGGCACTTCGTCGACGCGGTGTGGGCCGCCATCCTGTTCACCATCTACCTCTCCCCACGACTATGA
- a CDS encoding cytochrome c oxidase assembly protein encodes MSALSVHQAHGPGQSPLAESLLAMLVVVTVCLLAAGYGRGVQELWSRRGAGHVVPRRRVAAFGAGLLVVLGTEHGPAHEMAESSLAGHMAQHMLLLLVAGPLLAAGAAGLPLSMAVPLPLRRLLARCRVAPPMRRLRHPGTYALLAGGGQTVVLWFWHLPGPYAAAVDRPAVHATEHLCFLATAWLFWAPVLGSPRHRAPAPVTVLLLAGTMLPASALGAVLTFAPQPIYPRRVFGADPLADQQLAGLLMWAPMDLAVLVVALTVFLGWLLRMDRDRPDGLRGGPPPGGTRPMATTAEAEGMVP; translated from the coding sequence ATGTCAGCTCTGAGCGTCCACCAGGCACACGGGCCCGGCCAGAGCCCGCTGGCCGAGAGCCTGCTGGCGATGCTCGTCGTCGTCACGGTCTGCCTGCTGGCAGCCGGCTACGGGCGGGGCGTCCAGGAGCTGTGGTCGCGCCGCGGCGCGGGGCACGTGGTCCCCCGCCGGCGGGTGGCCGCGTTCGGCGCCGGACTGCTGGTGGTGCTCGGCACTGAGCACGGGCCGGCGCACGAGATGGCGGAGTCCTCCTTGGCCGGGCACATGGCTCAGCACATGCTGCTCCTGCTGGTGGCCGGGCCGTTGCTCGCGGCCGGCGCGGCGGGGCTGCCGCTGAGCATGGCCGTGCCGCTCCCGCTGCGCCGGCTGCTCGCCCGCTGCCGGGTGGCGCCGCCGATGCGCCGGCTGCGCCACCCGGGCACGTACGCCCTGCTGGCCGGTGGCGGGCAGACCGTCGTGCTCTGGTTCTGGCACCTGCCCGGGCCGTACGCGGCCGCGGTCGACCGTCCCGCCGTGCACGCCACCGAGCATCTGTGCTTCCTGGCCACGGCCTGGCTGTTCTGGGCGCCGGTGCTCGGCTCGCCACGGCACCGCGCCCCCGCCCCGGTGACGGTGCTGCTGCTGGCCGGCACCATGCTGCCCGCCTCGGCCCTCGGCGCCGTGCTCACCTTCGCCCCGCAACCGATCTATCCGCGGCGGGTGTTCGGCGCCGACCCGCTGGCCGACCAGCAACTCGCCGGCCTGTTGATGTGGGCGCCGATGGACCTGGCCGTGCTGGTCGTGGCGCTGACCGTGTTCCTGGGCTGGCTGCTGCGGATGGACCGCGACCGGCCCGACGGCCTGCGCGGGGGGCCGCCACCCGGAGGGACCCGCCCGATGGCGACCACAGCTGAAGCGGAAGGGATGGTGCCATGA
- a CDS encoding c-type cytochrome, which produces MMLPRRLWALGAALMILPMVAVTACASTAPPPPPESRNGRPDRGAELIAQYGCGSCHTIPGINRADGLVGPPLTRFGARSYIAGQLPNNADNLRRWIADPQAVEPGTAMPNLGISAIDAQDIAAYLYTLD; this is translated from the coding sequence ATGATGCTGCCCCGCCGGCTCTGGGCACTCGGTGCGGCCCTCATGATCCTGCCGATGGTCGCGGTTACCGCCTGCGCCTCGACGGCCCCACCGCCACCACCGGAGTCGCGCAACGGACGGCCCGACCGCGGCGCAGAGCTGATCGCCCAGTACGGCTGCGGGTCGTGCCACACCATCCCTGGCATCAACCGCGCCGACGGCCTGGTCGGCCCGCCCCTGACTCGGTTCGGCGCCCGCTCCTATATCGCCGGTCAACTGCCCAACAACGCCGACAACCTCCGGCGCTGGATCGCCGATCCCCAGGCCGTGGAGCCCGGGACCGCCATGCCGAACCTCGGTATCAGTGCCATTGACGCCCAGGACATCGCCGCCTACCTCTACACGCTGGACTGA
- the qcrC gene encoding cytochrome bc1 complex diheme cytochrome c subunit, with protein sequence MRHSRAAARRLTLHPRRMLAVGAVLVLAAGPVALAPEPTPGAATPAASAPSSIPADRGTELYLQQCASCHGEQGRGTQRGPSLIGVGPASVDFQVSTGRMPLSREEQQARRAEPVFSADDIRALVGHVGSFGGGGPQIPRVAPGNLVSGQEIFAANCAPCHGATGAGTALTNGWTAPPLYDATATQVAEAVRVGPGLMPVFPSQVLDDQQVNDLTAYVQRLRGERLDRGGNPLGRLGPLAEGLVAWVAVLGLLVAAARWLGRRAGE encoded by the coding sequence ATGCGGCACTCACGAGCCGCGGCCCGGCGGCTCACCCTGCATCCCCGCCGGATGCTCGCGGTCGGAGCCGTGCTGGTGCTCGCCGCCGGTCCGGTGGCGCTCGCCCCCGAGCCGACCCCCGGGGCGGCGACCCCGGCCGCGTCCGCGCCGTCGTCGATCCCGGCGGACCGGGGCACCGAGCTCTACCTGCAGCAGTGCGCGAGTTGCCACGGTGAGCAGGGGCGGGGCACGCAGCGGGGCCCGTCGCTGATCGGCGTCGGCCCCGCCTCGGTCGACTTCCAGGTCTCCACCGGACGGATGCCGCTGTCGCGGGAGGAGCAGCAGGCCCGGCGCGCGGAACCGGTGTTCTCGGCCGACGACATCCGCGCACTGGTGGGCCACGTCGGCAGCTTCGGCGGGGGTGGTCCGCAGATACCCCGGGTCGCCCCGGGCAACCTGGTCTCCGGTCAGGAGATCTTCGCCGCCAACTGCGCACCCTGCCATGGGGCCACCGGCGCGGGCACCGCGCTGACCAACGGCTGGACCGCCCCGCCGCTGTACGACGCCACAGCGACGCAGGTCGCCGAGGCGGTCCGGGTCGGCCCCGGGCTGATGCCGGTCTTTCCCAGCCAGGTGCTCGACGACCAGCAGGTCAACGACCTCACCGCGTACGTGCAGCGGCTCCGCGGCGAGCGGCTGGACCGGGGCGGCAACCCCCTCGGTCGGCTCGGCCCGCTGGCCGAGGGACTGGTCGCCTGGGTGGCCGTCCTGGGTCTGCTGGTGGCAGCCGCTCGATGGCTGGGCAGGAGGGCGGGGGAGTGA